Proteins encoded by one window of Tunturibacter psychrotolerans:
- a CDS encoding IS110 family transposase, protein MKKVWEPELNPIARVEKGAYATVHRCFSASVYQNGTRKPLLDLGDRSSFYCVLDEAGDVLMEQRLSTTPKAVKEIFGAMPRSRIALETGTHSPWVSRLLSELGHEAIVAHARSVRLIGESRRKDDRIDARTLARLVRIDPQLLCPVKHRSAEAQADLTVIRARAALVRTRTTG, encoded by the coding sequence GTGAAGAAAGTCTGGGAGCCTGAACTGAACCCCATTGCTAGGGTGGAGAAAGGGGCCTATGCAACGGTACATCGCTGTTTCTCAGCGAGTGTTTATCAGAATGGGACACGCAAACCACTTCTGGATCTGGGCGACAGGTCGAGCTTTTATTGCGTGCTAGATGAAGCAGGTGACGTCCTGATGGAGCAGAGGTTGAGCACGACGCCTAAGGCGGTAAAAGAGATCTTCGGAGCGATGCCTCGGAGCCGCATCGCACTGGAGACCGGAACACATTCACCGTGGGTAAGCCGGTTGCTTAGCGAACTCGGTCATGAGGCGATCGTGGCGCACGCGCGCAGCGTGCGACTAATCGGGGAGAGCAGGCGCAAGGATGATCGGATCGACGCCAGAACGCTTGCACGACTGGTACGGATCGATCCGCAGTTATTGTGTCCAGTGAAGCATCGAAGCGCCGAGGCCCAAGCCGACCTGACAGTGATCCGGGCGCGAGCCGCTCTGGTGCGTACACGGACGACAGGGTGA